A genomic stretch from Pontivivens ytuae includes:
- a CDS encoding DUF3179 domain-containing protein, protein MRALVLALMLLATPLAAQSFRHAWPNTDFERASVPVEEIMSGGVPRDGIPALTDPEMIPVGTADLPGNEPVMTVELPGAEPRAYPLRYLTWHEIVNDTVAGRPIAVTYCPLCNSGLVFDRRAGDRVLEFGVSGLLRHSDMVMYDRETETLWQQFTGEAIVGTLLGAKLTQVVSWMEPVSAFAARHPEGLVMAEPRAARPYGLNPYESYDSAARPFLFTGDMPPNDIEPLARVLRVGNRAWPLMRLMDGPVEEAGLRIEWRPGMASALDARSIAGSRDVGFVRVTDAETGADVIHEVVFAFAFHAFAPQGQWMLGE, encoded by the coding sequence ATGCGCGCCCTCGTCCTCGCCCTCATGCTGCTCGCGACACCCCTCGCGGCCCAGTCCTTCCGCCACGCCTGGCCCAACACCGATTTCGAGCGGGCCTCCGTCCCGGTCGAGGAGATCATGTCCGGCGGCGTGCCCCGCGACGGCATCCCGGCGCTGACCGATCCGGAGATGATCCCGGTCGGCACGGCGGACCTGCCGGGCAACGAGCCGGTGATGACCGTGGAGCTCCCGGGCGCCGAACCGCGCGCCTACCCGCTGCGCTACCTCACCTGGCATGAGATCGTGAACGACACGGTCGCAGGCCGCCCCATCGCCGTGACCTACTGCCCCCTGTGCAACTCCGGCCTCGTCTTCGACCGCCGCGCCGGGGACCGGGTGCTGGAATTCGGCGTCTCGGGCCTGCTGCGCCACTCCGACATGGTGATGTACGACCGGGAGACCGAGACGCTGTGGCAGCAGTTCACCGGCGAGGCCATCGTCGGCACGCTCCTCGGCGCGAAGCTCACCCAGGTCGTGAGCTGGATGGAGCCCGTCTCCGCCTTCGCCGCGCGCCATCCCGAGGGCCTCGTCATGGCCGAACCGCGCGCCGCCCGCCCCTACGGCCTGAACCCCTACGAGAGTTACGACAGCGCGGCGCGCCCCTTCCTCTTCACCGGCGACATGCCGCCCAATGATATCGAACCGCTCGCCCGCGTGCTGCGCGTCGGCAACCGCGCCTGGCCGCTGATGCGCCTGATGGACGGCCCGGTGGAGGAGGCGGGCCTGCGCATCGAATGGCGCCCCGGCATGGCCTCCGCCCTCGACGCGCGCTCGATCGCGGGCAGCCGCGATGTGGGCTTCGTCCGGGTGACCGATGCCGAAACCGGCGCCGACGTGATCCACGAGGTCGTCTTCGCCTTCGCCTTCCACGCCTTCGCCCCCCAGGGCCAGTGGATGCTTGGCGAATAG
- the tyrS gene encoding tyrosine--tRNA ligase produces the protein MTYQPRSDFLQVMLQRGFLQDCTDMEGLDEALLEGVVPGYIGFDCTADSLHVGSLIQIMMLRWLQKTGHKPIALMGGGTTKIGDPSGKDEARMLLTSEQIDANMAGIRKVFEKYLAFGEGATDALMPNNAEWLDELNYVSFLRDYGRHFTINRMLTFDSVRLRLDREQPLTFLEFNYMLLQAYDFMELNTRFGVALQMGGSDQWGNIVNGIDLTRRINQAQVFGLTTPLLTKADGSKMGKSAAGAVWLNAERLSPYEFWQFWRNTLDADVEKFLKLFTELPLDECARLGALEGSEINAAKIRLANEVTTLCHGAEAAAAAEATAREVFEKGGVGDDLPTVNLPGGEMGVVQLFVAAGLAKSGKEAKRLIAENGARIDDTPVRDPAAGVLVAGTLKLSAGKKRHVLVKAE, from the coding sequence ATGACCTACCAGCCCAGAAGCGACTTCCTGCAGGTGATGCTGCAGCGCGGCTTCCTGCAGGACTGCACCGATATGGAGGGCCTCGACGAGGCGCTGCTGGAGGGTGTGGTTCCGGGCTATATCGGCTTCGACTGCACGGCGGACTCCCTGCATGTCGGCTCGCTGATCCAGATCATGATGCTGCGCTGGCTGCAGAAGACCGGGCACAAGCCGATCGCACTGATGGGCGGCGGCACGACGAAGATCGGCGATCCGTCGGGCAAGGACGAGGCGCGGATGCTGCTCACCAGCGAGCAGATCGACGCGAACATGGCCGGGATCCGCAAGGTCTTCGAGAAGTACCTGGCGTTCGGCGAGGGTGCGACCGACGCGCTGATGCCCAACAATGCCGAATGGCTGGACGAGCTGAACTACGTGAGCTTCCTGCGAGATTATGGCCGGCACTTCACGATCAACCGCATGCTGACCTTCGACAGCGTGCGGCTGCGGCTGGATCGGGAGCAACCGCTGACGTTCCTTGAGTTCAACTACATGCTGCTGCAGGCCTATGACTTCATGGAGCTCAACACGCGCTTCGGCGTGGCGCTGCAGATGGGCGGGTCGGACCAGTGGGGCAACATCGTCAACGGGATCGACCTGACGCGGCGGATCAACCAGGCGCAGGTCTTCGGGCTGACGACACCGCTGCTCACGAAGGCGGACGGGTCCAAGATGGGCAAGTCGGCGGCGGGGGCGGTCTGGCTGAACGCGGAGCGGCTCAGCCCCTACGAGTTCTGGCAGTTCTGGCGCAACACGCTGGACGCGGATGTGGAGAAGTTCCTGAAGCTCTTCACCGAGCTGCCCCTGGACGAGTGCGCCCGGCTCGGCGCGCTGGAGGGCTCCGAGATCAACGCGGCCAAGATCCGGCTCGCCAACGAGGTCACGACCCTCTGCCACGGGGCCGAGGCGGCCGCGGCGGCGGAGGCGACGGCGCGCGAGGTGTTCGAGAAGGGCGGCGTCGGCGACGACCTGCCCACGGTGAACCTGCCGGGCGGGGAGATGGGCGTCGTCCAGCTCTTCGTAGCCGCGGGCCTCGCCAAGTCGGGCAAGGAGGCCAAGCGCCTGATCGCGGAGAACGGCGCGCGCATCGACGACACGCCCGTGCGCGATCCCGCGGCGGGCGTGCTGGTCGCGGGCACGCTGAAGCTCTCCGCCGGCAAGAAGCGGCACGTGCTGGTGAAGGCGGAGTAG
- a CDS encoding anhydro-N-acetylmuramic acid kinase produces the protein MRALGLMSGTSMDGVDAAMLDTDGETIFGFGESGFRAFSDEEREVLAAAQGLWPGGNANVLTAAAEVVHHGHAEAVAGLQGAEVIGFHGQTLVHAPREGRTHQLGDGARLATAAGVPVVWDFRSDDIAAGGQGAPLAPFFHHACARWAGLEEPVCFLNLGGVGNVTWLDPRIEDPADPAAMIAFDTGPANALIDDFTKRRTGQRMDIGGSLAASGLPDMELIAAHDEPFFAESPPKSLDRNGFRWLVDAVEAMSDGDGAATLTAFTVHSVRESLPHLPSLPSRWLICGGGRHNTRMMQGLAEALYVPVEPVEAIGLDGDMLEAQAFAYLAVRVLRGLPTSAPGTTGCRASVSGGRVSEPSVSKVAARL, from the coding sequence ATGCGCGCATTGGGCCTGATGAGCGGCACGTCGATGGACGGCGTGGACGCCGCGATGCTCGACACCGACGGCGAGACGATCTTCGGTTTCGGCGAGAGTGGCTTTCGCGCCTTCTCCGACGAGGAGCGGGAGGTGCTGGCCGCGGCCCAGGGGCTCTGGCCCGGCGGCAATGCCAATGTGCTGACCGCCGCGGCCGAGGTCGTGCACCACGGCCATGCGGAGGCGGTGGCGGGCCTGCAAGGTGCTGAGGTCATTGGCTTTCACGGGCAGACGCTGGTTCATGCCCCGCGCGAGGGGCGCACGCACCAGCTCGGCGACGGGGCGCGGCTGGCGACCGCGGCGGGCGTGCCGGTGGTTTGGGACTTCCGCTCCGACGACATCGCGGCGGGCGGGCAGGGCGCGCCGCTCGCCCCCTTCTTCCACCACGCCTGCGCCCGGTGGGCGGGGTTGGAGGAGCCGGTGTGTTTCCTCAATCTCGGCGGCGTGGGCAACGTGACCTGGCTCGACCCGCGGATCGAGGATCCGGCGGACCCTGCCGCGATGATCGCCTTCGACACCGGGCCTGCGAATGCGCTGATCGACGATTTCACCAAGCGGCGGACCGGGCAGCGCATGGATATCGGCGGCTCGCTGGCCGCTTCCGGCCTGCCGGACATGGAGCTGATCGCGGCCCATGACGAACCTTTCTTCGCCGAGTCACCGCCCAAGTCATTGGATCGAAACGGTTTCCGCTGGCTGGTCGATGCCGTGGAGGCGATGAGCGACGGCGACGGGGCGGCGACCCTCACCGCCTTCACCGTCCATTCGGTCCGCGAGTCCTTGCCCCATCTGCCGAGCCTGCCGTCGCGCTGGCTGATCTGCGGCGGCGGGCGGCACAACACGCGGATGATGCAGGGCCTCGCCGAAGCGCTCTACGTGCCCGTCGAACCGGTGGAGGCTATCGGCCTCGACGGCGACATGCTGGAGGCGCAGGCCTTCGCCTATCTCGCGGTGCGCGTCCTGCGCGGCCTGCCGACCTCCGCGCCCGGGACCACCGGCTGCCGCGCGTCGGTCAGCGGCGGCCGCGTGTCGGAGCCGTCCGTTTCGAAGGTCGCTGCGCGGCTCTGA
- a CDS encoding FAD-dependent monooxygenase, producing MDQIDVIVAGGGVAGLMAAMAFAHRGQSVLCVDPVPPVTERDAEGSDLRSTAFLMPAVEMMREVGLWDRLAPEAAELAVMRLCDSGGEINEIRESADFVATEIGQDLFGWNVPNYVLRREMTAHAEAMEGLELRLGTGVANVLPRTGHALVSLDDGSRWRCDLLVGADGRNSLVREALGIDVRTVRYGQKAVVFAVGHDLPHQGISTELHRTGGPFTLVPLPDDPEGGHRSAVVWMETGPKAAALMEMDAETFAAEATARSCHVLGPLTLESPRRVWPIVSQEAQELTGPHTALIAEAAHVMPPIGAQGLNTSFADIRALIEAAGRHALGSDEMLEDYAKARRADIALRERGVELLNRAAMTDVQALRDLRRQGLRVLAGLGPVKQVAMRTGMGL from the coding sequence ATGGACCAAATAGACGTGATCGTGGCCGGTGGCGGGGTTGCCGGCCTGATGGCCGCCATGGCCTTCGCCCATCGCGGACAATCGGTGCTCTGCGTCGATCCGGTGCCGCCGGTGACCGAACGGGATGCCGAGGGCTCCGACCTGCGCTCCACCGCCTTCCTGATGCCGGCGGTGGAGATGATGCGGGAGGTCGGGCTCTGGGACCGGCTGGCGCCCGAGGCGGCGGAGCTTGCGGTGATGCGGCTCTGCGATTCCGGCGGCGAGATCAACGAGATACGCGAGAGCGCGGATTTCGTGGCGACGGAGATCGGGCAGGATCTCTTCGGCTGGAACGTCCCCAACTACGTGCTGCGGCGCGAGATGACGGCCCACGCGGAGGCGATGGAGGGGCTGGAGCTGCGGCTCGGCACCGGGGTCGCGAACGTGCTGCCGCGGACGGGCCACGCACTGGTCTCGCTCGACGACGGCTCACGCTGGCGCTGCGATCTGCTGGTGGGTGCGGACGGGCGAAATTCCCTTGTGCGCGAGGCACTTGGCATCGATGTGCGCACGGTGCGCTACGGGCAGAAGGCGGTCGTCTTCGCCGTCGGGCACGACCTGCCGCATCAGGGGATCTCGACCGAGCTGCACCGCACGGGCGGGCCGTTTACTTTGGTTCCCCTGCCCGATGACCCCGAGGGGGGCCACCGCTCCGCCGTGGTGTGGATGGAGACCGGGCCGAAGGCGGCGGCGCTGATGGAGATGGACGCCGAGACCTTCGCGGCCGAGGCGACGGCCCGCTCCTGCCACGTGCTCGGGCCCCTGACGCTGGAAAGCCCGCGGCGGGTCTGGCCGATCGTTTCTCAGGAAGCACAAGAGCTTACCGGGCCGCACACGGCGCTGATCGCCGAGGCGGCGCACGTGATGCCCCCGATCGGCGCGCAGGGGCTCAACACCTCCTTCGCCGATATCCGCGCGCTGATCGAGGCGGCGGGTCGCCATGCGCTTGGCTCCGACGAGATGCTGGAGGACTATGCCAAGGCGCGCCGCGCCGACATCGCGCTGCGCGAGCGGGGCGTCGAGCTGCTGAACCGCGCCGCGATGACCGACGTGCAGGCGCTGCGCGATCTGCGGCGGCAGGGGCTTCGGGTTCTCGCGGGACTGGGTCCGGTGAAGCAGGTGGCGATGCGGACCGGGATGGGGCTGTGA
- a CDS encoding pyrimidine 5'-nucleotidase translates to MKQHFNHVREWVFDLDNTLYAPTAGIFDQMDDLMTLWITRELKIGVAEAEALRGHYLAEYGTTLGGLIKHHGIDADDFLEKTHALDLTVLSPDPILREGIEALPGRKIVFTNGSRAHAERVVRARGLEGAFDVLYGIEDAGYISKPDGRAFKTVFDEARLDPDAAAMFEDTLVNLHIPHRLGMRTVLVGEDAHDAHDHVHHATDDITDFVSRLIATAQV, encoded by the coding sequence ATGAAACAGCATTTCAACCATGTGCGCGAGTGGGTCTTCGACCTCGACAACACGCTCTACGCCCCCACGGCCGGGATCTTCGACCAGATGGACGACCTGATGACGCTCTGGATCACGCGCGAGCTGAAGATCGGCGTGGCGGAGGCGGAGGCGCTGCGGGGCCACTACCTCGCCGAATACGGCACGACGCTGGGCGGGCTCATCAAGCATCATGGCATCGATGCCGATGATTTCCTTGAGAAAACCCATGCGCTGGACCTCACGGTGCTCTCCCCCGACCCGATCCTGCGCGAGGGGATCGAGGCGCTGCCCGGCCGCAAGATCGTCTTCACCAACGGCTCCCGCGCCCATGCGGAGCGGGTGGTGCGCGCCCGTGGCCTGGAAGGGGCCTTCGACGTGCTCTATGGCATTGAAGATGCGGGCTATATCTCGAAGCCCGACGGGCGGGCCTTCAAGACCGTGTTCGACGAGGCGCGGCTCGATCCGGACGCGGCGGCGATGTTCGAGGATACGCTGGTGAACCTGCACATCCCGCACCGCCTCGGCATGCGGACGGTGCTGGTCGGCGAGGATGCCCATGACGCGCACGATCACGTGCACCATGCGACCGACGACATCACGGACTTTGTGTCGCGTCTGATCGCGACCGCGCAGGTATAG
- a CDS encoding class I SAM-dependent methyltransferase: MATIEDWKGRVGREWADKADAMEGLLGPIGAEGMAALGSVSGHSVLDLGCGAGDTALALAARGAEVTGVDVSEDLLAVARTQPGAERVTWRLADASSATFEQPFDALHSRCGAMFFDDPAAGWAHLRTQVTPGGQLAVSCWRAASLNGWVTIPLAAARPVLGEEATQAPPAGGAGPFGWADEAYVRDLLTGAGWSDVALTPVDREAAISTGSDPDPVARATAFTLRIGILASRLRERSEEERAAVADALAAAFAPLVREGAVRIPTAGWIVTARA; encoded by the coding sequence ATGGCAACCATCGAGGACTGGAAGGGCCGTGTGGGCCGGGAGTGGGCCGACAAGGCCGACGCGATGGAGGGGCTGCTGGGCCCGATCGGGGCGGAGGGGATGGCCGCGCTGGGGTCCGTTTCGGGGCACTCGGTGCTCGATCTGGGCTGCGGCGCGGGCGATACGGCGCTGGCCCTGGCCGCGCGCGGGGCGGAGGTCACCGGCGTCGACGTGTCTGAGGATCTGCTCGCCGTCGCGCGAACGCAGCCTGGGGCGGAGCGGGTGACCTGGCGCCTGGCCGATGCGTCCTCCGCGACCTTCGAACAGCCCTTCGATGCGCTGCATTCGCGCTGCGGGGCCATGTTCTTCGACGATCCGGCGGCGGGCTGGGCGCATCTGCGCACGCAGGTGACGCCCGGTGGACAGCTCGCGGTGAGCTGCTGGCGCGCGGCATCGCTCAACGGCTGGGTCACGATCCCGCTGGCCGCCGCCCGCCCGGTGCTGGGCGAGGAGGCGACGCAGGCCCCGCCCGCCGGGGGCGCAGGACCCTTCGGTTGGGCCGACGAGGCTTACGTCCGCGATCTGCTGACAGGCGCGGGCTGGTCCGATGTCGCGCTGACCCCGGTGGACCGCGAGGCTGCGATTTCCACCGGCTCCGACCCCGATCCGGTCGCGCGCGCCACAGCGTTCACCCTGCGCATCGGCATCCTCGCCTCCCGCCTGCGGGAGCGGTCGGAGGAGGAGCGGGCGGCCGTGGCCGACGCCCTCGCCGCCGCTTTCGCCCCGCTGGTCCGGGAGGGCGCGGTGCGCATTCCCACCGCGGGCTGGATCGTGACGGCGCGCGCCTGA
- a CDS encoding GntR family transcriptional regulator has translation MTDPSPSDAYGRILAAIDLGDYRPGDRLVESELAERLGMSRTPIREALQRLETQGVLARDGRSLIVASLDHDQLGELYTVRAELEGLAARLAAQHAAPEEIAVLYEMIAADRKLMDDPQALSRANKRFHRQIHLASHNRFLIRQLESVRRSMALLTFTSFAAEGRSPDAMAEHEAIVKAIEARDGTAADDAARAHISAAYQTRLKVDAGE, from the coding sequence ATGACCGACCCGTCCCCGTCCGACGCCTATGGCCGCATCCTCGCGGCCATCGACCTTGGCGACTACCGCCCCGGCGACCGGCTGGTGGAAAGCGAGCTGGCCGAGCGGCTGGGCATGTCGCGCACCCCGATCCGCGAGGCGCTGCAACGGTTGGAGACGCAAGGGGTGCTGGCGCGCGACGGGCGCAGCCTGATCGTCGCCTCCCTCGACCACGACCAGCTTGGCGAACTCTACACCGTGCGGGCGGAGCTGGAGGGGCTGGCGGCGCGCCTCGCTGCGCAGCACGCAGCACCCGAGGAGATCGCGGTGCTCTACGAGATGATCGCCGCGGACCGGAAGCTGATGGACGATCCGCAGGCGCTCAGCCGGGCAAACAAGCGGTTTCACCGGCAGATCCACCTCGCCTCGCACAACCGCTTCCTGATCCGGCAGCTTGAGTCCGTGCGCCGCTCGATGGCGCTGCTGACCTTTACCTCCTTTGCTGCGGAGGGCCGCAGCCCCGATGCCATGGCGGAGCACGAGGCGATCGTGAAGGCGATCGAGGCGCGGGACGGGACGGCGGCGGATGACGCGGCGCGGGCCCATATCTCGGCGGCCTACCAGACGCGGCTCAAGGTGGATGCGGGCGAATGA
- a CDS encoding 2-keto-4-pentenoate hydratase gives MNFDDRAREIAAARADRTPFVAYDDIPDMDVAYAIQDRLAALQGETGGWKIAWNVPALMEKFGVEAPGAARVLASQIRSDGAALQAAEFRQLNLEPEIAAVLAADLPEGPHDAASVAPFVERLVPAFEVLDRRDVTSTHGPTIVAQGVFNAGLVLGTATGAGIGRCRVTIGGEVVLDAEDTAPQPPLEALAYLANLFAARGERFREGQVVLCGSHTPLLPIAAGQEAVMEVEGLGRVALTVA, from the coding sequence ATGAACTTTGACGACAGAGCGCGGGAGATCGCGGCGGCGCGCGCCGACCGGACCCCCTTCGTGGCCTATGACGACATTCCGGACATGGACGTGGCCTACGCGATCCAGGATCGGCTCGCTGCCCTGCAGGGCGAGACGGGCGGGTGGAAGATCGCGTGGAATGTCCCTGCGTTGATGGAAAAATTCGGGGTGGAGGCGCCGGGTGCGGCGCGCGTGCTCGCCTCGCAGATCCGCAGCGATGGCGCCGCGCTGCAGGCCGCCGAGTTCCGCCAGCTCAACCTGGAGCCGGAGATCGCGGCGGTCCTCGCCGCCGATCTGCCGGAGGGGCCGCATGATGCGGCAAGTGTCGCGCCGTTCGTCGAGCGGCTGGTGCCCGCCTTCGAGGTTCTGGACCGGCGCGATGTGACCTCGACCCACGGGCCGACCATCGTGGCGCAGGGGGTGTTCAATGCGGGGCTCGTGCTGGGCACCGCGACGGGAGCCGGGATCGGGCGCTGTCGCGTGACCATCGGCGGTGAGGTGGTGCTCGATGCCGAGGACACCGCGCCGCAGCCGCCGCTCGAAGCGCTGGCTTACCTCGCCAACCTCTTCGCCGCGCGCGGGGAGCGGTTCCGCGAGGGGCAGGTGGTGCTCTGCGGTTCGCATACGCCGCTTCTGCCCATTGCGGCGGGGCAGGAGGCGGTTATGGAGGTCGAGGGGCTCGGCCGCGTGGCGCTGACCGTGGCCTGA
- a CDS encoding serine hydrolase domain-containing protein, whose protein sequence is MFNRIWAGASALFAAAVVATLFWGPRGVDMPEGLADQPFEARWSAALAALEEQGAGVVAGYAREGASVVAATGDVVPEGVAAGDVQVDLNSITKTVTAVLVLDAVEAGLFALDTPLADLLPDVPEDKAGITVHQLLTHSAGFPEAIGDDDEVIGRSAYLARAFEAGLEGPPGQYLYSNVGYGVLAAIVETAGGESYADRLAAMLTEAGLPSMGYDGVLDTGRALSAPGGDTIRAASWGGGPPGWHLIGNGGLIATPAGFLAFEEAFRGGRIVGDDLVQRALSAHVAEDAEESSFYGYGLVVEEVPELGRVFWHDGGNGAFSAEWAYLEAHNTTLFVAAPGEEAFAAMELLKSFLFPPAAPV, encoded by the coding sequence GTGTTCAATCGCATCTGGGCCGGGGCGTCGGCCCTGTTCGCAGCGGCTGTGGTCGCGACCCTGTTCTGGGGTCCTCGAGGGGTGGACATGCCTGAGGGCCTCGCCGACCAGCCCTTCGAGGCGCGGTGGTCCGCAGCCCTTGCCGCATTGGAAGAGCAGGGTGCGGGCGTCGTCGCCGGCTATGCGCGGGAAGGCGCGTCGGTGGTGGCCGCTACCGGCGATGTCGTGCCGGAGGGCGTGGCCGCCGGTGACGTGCAGGTCGATCTCAACTCGATCACGAAGACGGTGACGGCGGTTCTGGTGCTCGACGCGGTGGAGGCGGGGCTTTTTGCCCTCGACACGCCGCTGGCCGATCTGCTGCCGGACGTGCCGGAGGACAAGGCGGGCATCACCGTCCACCAGCTCCTGACCCACAGCGCGGGGTTCCCAGAGGCGATCGGCGACGATGACGAGGTGATCGGCCGGTCGGCCTATCTCGCCCGCGCCTTCGAGGCCGGGCTGGAGGGGCCGCCGGGCCAGTACCTCTACTCCAACGTGGGCTACGGCGTGCTCGCGGCGATCGTCGAGACGGCGGGTGGGGAGAGCTATGCGGATCGGCTGGCGGCGATGCTCACCGAGGCGGGGCTGCCATCGATGGGCTATGACGGCGTGCTCGACACCGGCCGGGCGCTGAGTGCGCCGGGCGGCGACACGATCCGCGCGGCGAGCTGGGGTGGCGGGCCGCCGGGCTGGCACCTGATCGGCAATGGCGGGCTCATCGCGACGCCGGCGGGCTTCCTCGCCTTCGAGGAGGCGTTTCGCGGTGGCCGGATCGTGGGTGACGATCTCGTGCAGCGGGCGCTGTCCGCGCATGTGGCGGAGGATGCGGAGGAGAGCTCCTTCTACGGCTACGGTCTGGTGGTCGAGGAGGTGCCGGAGCTTGGCCGCGTCTTCTGGCACGATGGCGGCAACGGCGCGTTCTCGGCCGAATGGGCCTACCTGGAGGCGCATAACACGACGCTGTTCGTCGCGGCACCGGGCGAGGAGGCGTTCGCGGCGATGGAACTGCTGAAATCGTTCCTGTTCCCGCCCGCGGCGCCGGTCTGA
- a CDS encoding MBL fold metallo-hydrolase translates to MTEFNMTRRGALALGAAAMATPALPAAPMLGPDRPVHRRIVLGDFEVTTLLDGVAPRDNPHEIFGTDQDPATVQELLAENNLPTGVAEFTFVPTLVNTGESLILFDTGNGQGARPGRGLLRERLAAAGYTPEQVDTVVLTHMHPDHIGGMMEDGASAFPNADYVTAAAEWDFWSSEDRVGTPGERVHTLFNQMVLPVAERTRMITPGDSVVSGVEAVDASGHTPGHMAYHIESNGQRLMLIADAANHFVLSMERPDWEVLFDLDKAAAAQTRRSLLGQVAADGIPFVGYHMPFPGMGYLEASGDGFAYEAASYQLNL, encoded by the coding sequence ATGACCGAGTTCAACATGACCCGCCGCGGCGCGCTGGCACTTGGGGCAGCCGCGATGGCCACGCCCGCCCTGCCCGCCGCCCCGATGCTGGGCCCCGACCGCCCGGTGCACCGCCGCATCGTGCTGGGCGATTTCGAGGTGACGACGCTGCTCGATGGCGTCGCCCCGCGCGACAACCCGCACGAGATCTTCGGCACCGACCAGGATCCGGCCACGGTGCAGGAGCTGTTGGCCGAGAACAACCTGCCCACCGGCGTTGCCGAGTTCACCTTCGTGCCCACCCTCGTGAACACCGGCGAGAGCCTGATCCTCTTCGACACCGGCAATGGCCAGGGCGCGCGGCCGGGCCGCGGCCTGCTGCGCGAGAGGCTGGCGGCGGCAGGTTACACGCCCGAGCAGGTGGATACCGTCGTCCTCACCCACATGCACCCCGACCATATCGGCGGCATGATGGAGGACGGCGCGTCGGCCTTCCCCAACGCCGACTACGTGACGGCGGCCGCCGAGTGGGACTTCTGGTCCAGCGAGGACCGCGTCGGCACGCCGGGCGAGCGGGTCCACACCCTCTTCAACCAGATGGTCCTGCCGGTCGCCGAGCGCACCCGCATGATCACGCCGGGCGACAGCGTGGTGAGCGGTGTGGAGGCGGTGGACGCCTCCGGCCACACGCCAGGCCACATGGCCTACCATATCGAGAGCAATGGGCAGCGCCTGATGCTGATCGCGGACGCCGCGAACCACTTCGTCCTGTCCATGGAACGGCCGGACTGGGAAGTGCTCTTCGACCTCGACAAGGCCGCAGCCGCCCAGACCCGCCGCAGCCTGCTGGGCCAGGTCGCGGCGGACGGCATTCCCTTCGTCGGCTATCACATGCCCTTCCCCGGCATGGGCTATCTCGAAGCGTCGGGCGACGGCTTCGCCTACGAGGCGGCGAGCTACCAACTCAACCTCTGA
- the lipA gene encoding lipoyl synthase, whose protein sequence is MAPRDLKIPAERHPEKAHRPDNAQPKKPDWIRVKAPNSKGYRDTAKIMRDNNLVTVCEEAGCPNVGECWSQGHATMMIMGDICTRGCTFCNIATGRPDALDVFEPGRVAQAVEKLGLNHVVITSVDRDDIDDGGAEHFAQTIRAIRRKAPETTIEILTPDFIKSKPGSLEVVVEAKPDVFNHNLETVPGLYPEVRPGARYFHSLRLLQRVKELDPSMFTKSGIMVGLGEDKQAVHQVMDDMRAADIDFLTIGQYLQPTPKHHAVDRFVTPEEFASYEKAAYGKGFLMVSATPLTRSSYHAGDDFARLREARLAKLQQG, encoded by the coding sequence ATGGCACCGCGCGACCTGAAGATCCCCGCCGAGCGTCACCCGGAAAAGGCGCATCGCCCCGACAATGCCCAGCCGAAGAAGCCGGACTGGATCCGGGTGAAGGCGCCCAACTCCAAGGGCTATCGCGACACGGCGAAGATCATGCGGGACAACAACCTCGTCACCGTGTGCGAGGAGGCGGGCTGTCCGAATGTCGGCGAGTGCTGGTCCCAGGGCCACGCCACCATGATGATCATGGGCGACATCTGCACGCGCGGCTGCACCTTCTGCAACATCGCGACGGGGCGGCCCGATGCGCTCGACGTGTTCGAGCCGGGCCGCGTCGCGCAGGCGGTCGAGAAGCTGGGGCTGAACCACGTCGTCATCACCTCCGTCGACCGCGACGATATCGACGATGGCGGGGCGGAGCACTTTGCCCAGACCATCCGTGCGATCCGGCGCAAGGCGCCCGAGACCACGATCGAGATCCTGACGCCCGATTTCATCAAGTCGAAGCCGGGCTCGCTGGAGGTGGTGGTCGAGGCGAAACCGGACGTCTTCAACCACAACCTCGAAACCGTGCCGGGGCTCTATCCGGAGGTCCGGCCCGGTGCGCGCTACTTCCACTCCCTGCGGCTGTTGCAGCGGGTCAAGGAACTCGATCCTTCCATGTTCACCAAGTCGGGGATCATGGTGGGCCTTGGCGAGGACAAGCAGGCCGTGCACCAGGTGATGGATGACATGCGCGCCGCCGATATCGATTTCCTGACCATCGGCCAGTACCTCCAGCCGACGCCGAAGCACCATGCGGTGGACCGCTTCGTCACGCCCGAGGAGTTCGCGAGCTATGAGAAGGCTGCCTACGGCAAGGGCTTCCTCATGGTATCCGCCACGCCGCTGACGCGGTCGAGCTACCACGCGGGCGACGACTTCGCGCGGCTGCGGGAAGCGCGGCTCGCGAAGCTCCAGCAGGGGTGA